The window AACGTATTAAACAGCACTGGAGCTCCTCTTCGGGCAAGAgcatgactgtgtgtgtgtgtgtgatgtaactCAGACGAGGCAGACGGCGTCACAGAGGTTGGGGGCGTCTGGTTACGAGATAACTGCTTGACCGTTTATGTAGTACCTgttattgtaactgtaaatatttGGCATTGTTGTAGTTCTTAGAATGGCTCCGTACTGAAATGTAGTTAGAACTAAGTCTTGATATCATATTTAGACGTTTACGTAGTACAAGTtattgtaactcaatttttgtcATTGTTGTAGTTCTTAGAATGGCTCCCTACTGAAATGTAGTTTGAACCCGATATATATCATATTTGGGCATTTACCTGGTACCAGTTAGTAGCAAcgaatttttgtcattattgcGGTTCTTAGAATGGCTCCGTAATGAACTGTAGTTTGAACTTGATATCATATTTAGACGTTTACCTAGTACCCgttattgtaaatgtaaatttttgtcattgttgtAGTTCTTAGAATGGCTCCGTACTGAAATGTAGTTTGAACCTGATATCCATTATTGCGCTTTTAAAACCTTATTTGGTCTTTCCTGAATGTAATACGGACCTGACCGTTTATGCTCCTTTTAACGTTTTCGATATTTTAGAGCATTAATATTTAGAGAAGAGAAAGTGCatcagatttataaaaaaaaattatgagtaaagATATACAGCAGAGAGgttgggaaggggaagaggaaatcTTTTCCAACACTAGTGACCAATTCCTTCCTATTGATAACCAGTGCTTGactaactttataaaaaaaaacattcgcttGACTTTCAAACCATACCTGACATGTAACATTCCCCGGCTAATCGATTACCATAGGTCGGTAGTTAGCTGACAGAATTTTCATGACTGCTTGTTTACATACTTGTGAGTTTACTCACAGACTACTATGTCCTagtgaatttaaaaaatgcttcTGTAACAATGTTTTGGCTGTAAACTATTTACAAAGCccatccttttcttttatttataatatcaaaTTTTTAACCTTGCTCACATGAGAAAAAGAGGGATTGAATTTCGGGTTAAATAAACCAGAGGTTCTTACTGTTTAAAATCTAACAAACAGATTATTGCTTTGACTTTCGCGATACTTATCTTTGTAGATAGTCTGGCCTATGGCTGGCAATTTAATAGAGCCCTAGCTCTTACATGCCACAAATGTACCGCATTAAGATTTCGTTCTAGGATTCCTGGTTAAAGTTACATCCTTTTCACGAGTCGATAAACTGTAGCATAAAAATTATATGCTCCTATGTTTTACACTTTGATTAAAGGCCAATACATGCAATAAAAACGACTGTACTGTGGTCTACCTACGTGTATATAGTAAATGTAATTGAAGAGCTCCCTGTACATAACAGCAACATCATCCTTTCTTACCTGCAATTTCGTTTCCTTTTGTACATAAGTTTAAAGGGCAATATTAGTGAAAAACCATTTAACTGTTTAGTAATAAACTGTATCCAGTTCCGAAAATCTATTATACCCTGGAAGGCGCCTATCTATACACAAAGCCTAATAGCCCATTGAAAGGATAGAAAACTGATGAACCACTGCCTTCGGCAAGTGAAACTTCAGGTAAGCATTAAAGTGAGCCATCTTGGAATGATAAAGCCTCACGTCTAACAGCGGGTTAACCACGTAacggggtagtgctgtcagtgcaccttttGTGGAgtactgtatgcattactaaaggtttgcagcgtccctttggcactccctagctgcacccagttTTCAATCTTTATATTATCTTCGttcctcatttttcttccatcttgctgtttaCCTATTCCAACTCCCTCTCCTTCTTTTCACCTTAGGCACCGAATGGCCTAAGTGCACCAGTGCTTGGTCTTGTAGTAGAAAAATTTTCATAAGCCAATCATCATCGGCTGAAGTTGGATTATGCTTAGATGTAACCCTGTCAATACCCATGTCACACTTTTCGGAGGGTCTGGAAGTGACTAGTGACCCCTGGACAAGTAGTTCGCGGTTAGGTTAGGCTTGGGAAGGTTTAATTAGTTCAGTATACATCACTGTAATTACCAAGGGGGCACATGTATTGTGTGTAATTATTATTGATTACACATGTGAACCATTTACTTTTCacctgtttcttttgtgtgttttgcatattttaccattattctAAGTACACTTCACTTTATCTAGTTTTCCCCATCCTAAAACCCACAGATTTCTACTGTAACCACCCATAATTGTGAGGTATAAGGCTAGGGAACTTAAGGAATAAGGGttctgaattaaaaataatggtaaaaaaaattatggttcatGTCTGAacagattttgattttaatacaatacagtactacAATAAACCTAAAACTttcctatttacaaaagtgccggCAAATGCAGCACAGTATTGGCATTTGCCTAGCCTTTTCGTCTAACTGTTGGGAGAATAACAAACCTAGGCAGCACTATTATTCTTTATCAGGCCTATCGTTGCGGgaacaacacacaaacataaaatatcagTATTGTTCGCTCATCTGTCAATGGTATAGGCTAACACATTATCAGTACTCTGATGTATTACCTTCGCCAATGGACTTGCGTTAATTCACATTACCTAACTTCATCTAGGTCCAAAAATAGATGACTCTACCTCAGTAAATCAAGTACACCTTTACCTGTACTGCTGTCTGCCTAGGTAAGGAGAACAGGAAGCCGACAAGAATCTTTACAACTGAAAACGGCATTCTTCAGGTACATTCGTCGTTAGCATcttaagattgattgattgatttatttgtttatttattaatttatttatttattcttttttaataagagatctcttctttctgtatttccctttaccttccgttacttctttgtGATGAACACCTTATtttttggaagctggaatttcatgtcaatggaccctgtaggcttgctccatatgaatagggttcatcttcggaataatgacagtaataataagaaatgGCCCAAGTAACTCTGATACCAGAGCTATAAAAAATTTACACTTTACAGAAAAATTACTCTCGTTCATGCTCCTGTACCTTCTTTTGTCGAATTTTCGCTGGTAAACCTGGTGAAAGAAAGGTATTCAAAGACTTAACTAATCCCTAAAACACAGACATCGGGTGGACACAAAACTCGCAAGTCCAAACAGCATAGGAGAAATAATGCTGCTGAAAAATCGAGACCTGaatttataatcaatatatacGCTAGTATAAATTAAAAGCTAACAGGAAaaccttctttcattttttcttgtaataaaacaaatacattcttTATATCTGCGATCGAAACATGAGGAAATGTAAGACAGGCTGTCTTATAAGTACCACCACATACATACAACCGTGTTCTCGATGGAGCTATAATAAGTAAGGATCACCTGAATTTCGGATGCTGAGCTAAATGGATATGGCAACCTTTCCTGTATAGTCGAGTTATGCAGTGGCTTCTTAGAATTTATTGCTTTCTGGAAAGAAATGAAGTTAATGAGCTACCGAAATAAGGAAACTGGATTAATGAgctggaaaataatttaaaaagtatttctttataaTTGCATAGGCGCCTGTTGGATACACACATATTCGGGGAACAAAAAATCTGGTTCAGAGTACAACAGGAAGGCATGAATTTCGAATGGGTGACCCAGTGACAATTTTCAACATTATCACATTCCATTCATTTGTTTCCCACACTCCTAATGACAGAGAAACAGACTAATAGGCGAAACCAAGATCTAAAGATCTTGGGCAAAACAATCCGAAAACGTGTGTCTCTTCGCGGGATTAATGAATGATGGCAGTGTGATTggaaatttttcagtttacgtCTTCACAAAGAGCCTTGTTTTTGTTCCGATTGTATAACgacacatttttcttcttctttctactaGGGATAATACATCCCGTCGTTTGTGGGGGTTTCTTCTTGAGAGTACTGTATATCCCAAGGTCAAGAGAGACGAGGTCTAtccaactgggtggagtcgcctcccacctggggtaactacgtaggcgatgacgtatcttagaggtacctgctcattacggcaattcacctactgacgcaataaggaggtagacaaagctccgcctacatggccGGATTTGGGGTAAAGTGAGCGGACCATCTCTTTCTCTTGACCTTGGTATATCCAAACTGTCTTCAAATAAGGTATCTTCTTCTATATACAAGATCGTAATAGGCACAGTAGCACTAGTTTCGTATCTCCATAATCAAAGGCCTGTCAGTGGTTTGGCGGTTTCTTTTTGCTTTGGGGGAAAACGTTTACTTTGGATTTGTCATTGAGATAAACCACCACTCATACAGATGTAAAAAGTGAGGTTGATCCTTTTCCTAAAtctcaccgaagaggaattttttagttgataataagttcgtcgtcccatgggctcgaaccagcgaaggacaaggactcaggactacagtggacgcattaactcatccggccagcaagtgaggtataagtggatatcggctcccatatacaaataaataaataaaaataaataaataaacaaaaataaataaataaaataaataagtaatatgaGAAGACTACATATGAAACAGTACacatttcataaataagaaaCAGAAGATATTTAGAACGCTGGCTGATGGGCTTTTTCTCAAAGCTAAAGAAATTTAGTAATGCTTCTTAAAAAATTGTTCAACTTAAAACATATgtaaaaaggattattattaccTGCATTCGTCTTGCTTTTAATCCACGGCTGAACCTTCTCGGTAACAAAAATCTGGTAAAATGTCCCACATATGAAATATACTGTAGCTGTTATAAGGAATGCCATTCGCCATGCTGACAAcgtttgctgaaaaaaaaaatactagataaaTCTGTCCCTCATCCATGATTTGGTTGTGTTGTCCTTTCCACATGCGGTCCTATGGTACGAGAATTACATGAGTTCAAGGATCTAGCTAAGAGTAACTGTAGTGTCAATTTTAAATGCTCCGTAGGGCCCAGCATCCAATCAGCAAGTGAGTTACAGTCAAATGAACCAGTTGCTTTAGTGTTTCCATgattttaaatgattgaattttaaattaaatttgggTCTTAAATAGTTGGTTGTGTCCAGCAAGGGAATTCATCCACTCTTCGCAATCCGCAGTAAAATGGCTATCACTAGCTGCCATTCATCTGGTAGCCTATTGGAGTTGTTCACTGTTTAACCAATTCAGTGTATCTTGATGCTAGTTTGATCGATGAGCAAATGTGTCCTACAGCCTCTCTAGAAAATTATACTATACATGCAATCAGTTACTATGCTTCCCTGTTTAACAAACACTAGCAAGTAAGAGCGTTTGAAAATGGTAACCCTCCACTAAAGCTGAGTATTTCAACCAAACAAGGTTCCCTCTACACAGAAGTTGCGTTCCCACCTCTCCCAAAATCTAAAAACATTGGTATTAATGTAGGCCTGGGATGTTCTTGATATACTGTTCTGAGTGGCTCTGGATCACAGTCATAGTGCCATAGTCACCCTGAGATCTTGGAAACTTCTTGATCAATTGTGATCTGGGCTACCTGAACGGTTCGTGAACTACTATTCATTCATCGTCTAAACAAACTAACAAAGTCATAGCGTCCCTGACTTAGATAACAACGAGAGACATGAATTGTATTATACGATTCCCCACGAGCTTTTcagttccaccctcccctaacacaAAACTAAAAGAGCCATTCACTTCAAAATTACCTTCCTATCTTTTAAAGGAATCCAGTCATTTGTTACCATTAATGATGCAGGTGTGTAAGTATAACTTTCGCAAAACTCCTACAtagcttttgaataatatttccgACAAACAGATGAACTGAATTTCAATGAACTAAAACATGAACTCTCCAACTAGAGTGACGGGGCCACAGCACTCACGTTTTCCAATGTGATGCTTCCAACGACGAGAGGGGCTATGAATCCAGTGGTAGCAGAGACCATACTACCCAACCCTGTGATTACTCCTACTAGGGACGGGGGACACATATCCTGCTCCCCCAAATAACCTCCACTAAAAGAGGCCCCAGTTAAGGCCACTGCTATGCACAGGACTGCCACGGCTAATGATGAATTGCAATTGACAAAGCACATTGCTACTAGACTCAAGCCAGCACCGTGCATTCCTATAAAAACAAAGAACCAGGAGAGAACAAatctgttatgtatgtgtacatgagtgtatatatacaaacattatatatatatatatatatatatacatatatacatatatatatatatatatactatatataataaatacttcattaaaaaCTAGGTCACACTTGACCAATAGGGTTATGTTGTATCATTCTAATGTCTTATATTTTTGTACCAAGTAATCTTTAGCCCAGTGGCAATGTGAGTGTAAACACGCAGTATATTTCCAACCTTTATATCTTATTTCTAGGGGCAATAACTATAATGGGAATAGATGTAAATTCTCAGAAGAGATTCCCAGAATCCAAAATCCTGCAATAAAGTTACCCACTGGCAAGTTAGATATATTATGGTGGTTATAAGATTTTACGTTTGGTCTAATGCAAAAGTGGACTTGTTTCAGTAGTCTATTCTGAAATTATCTCTTTAATTTAtatcactgaaaattaaaatcataagattcaaatgaaaatatagtcttaagaatctctctctctctctctctctctctctctctctctctctctctctctctctctctctctctctctctctctctctctctctctctctatgatattaTCCAGAAATATTAATCTTACCTACTGCTGAAGAGATTCTGCGTGAAGCCAAAACTGAAATCCTTCCAGATATAATCAGTCTGTTGATACCCATTCCCCACGATATGCTGAAGAAGATTTGTAATAAGTAAGGCAAAGACGACAGCAGACCATTCTGGAAATCCAAATCGTAACAGTGATAATGTAAAATCGTGATTGTTACTGAAATACATACTGCAGGGCCTCTTTCAAGCGCCAAGTAACGCAAGTGTTCCAAGTGTCTTACCGAACAATAACTCAATGTGTGTAATTCACAAAATAATAGTTACCCATATAAAGAAGATTTCCTATTTCGCGAAACATGttttcatagaaaatggtatttacTTGATGACTCGTGTATTCTACCTCCTTACTGGATGACTACTTTTTTGGGAactaaattatgaatgaaaaataggcCTCCAAATGCAGTGACATAAACATGATGCTATTTTAAAGATATACTAGAGACACCACCATTCCACATCCTTACCAGGCATTTGGTTTTTCAGGATGTTAAGGTACTTGGTTGGTATATACACGAGTTCTTTTGCATGGTGGTCGAATGTGACGCCTTCATCTTCAAGGTAGGGCTGGTTTTAGCCAGTCGAAGGAGACCCATTCCTCCTATCTGTGTACTATAGTATTTTGAACACTCTTTCCATTCGATGTCAAGGTAGGGGGCCCCTGTACAGAGGTGTTGTAGGAGGTTTGTGGACGTCATTTAAGAGGATGAATCTGCAAGTGCTCAGATGACTCTTGACGTAGGCTACTgtctcatttatttacttatttatttatttatttatttactgtatttttgctCATCTGTACCCATGGCGGTAATATCCCATGATTCTTCGGAATCTTAAGAGCTCTTTGCTTATTTGGATAGTGTGGTCTTCTGGGAAGAATTCGCTTGGAACAGAAGGTTTCACTGCAAACTATTTCCACGGGAAAGGCGTTGCTCTCTTATTTAGGGGTGGTAGGTAggccaaggaggacccagggtaACTGAGACTTCTAGTTGGGTCAGCTGCACATGGCGATGAGCACAAACCTTTCAATATTAGTGGGTCTTTTTGCAATGCCATTGGGTTATTGGCAGTGGTTTGGTGGATATCTGAACTCGTTAACCTAGGTTCAGCAGCGAAGCTCTAAGCTTACTGTGTAacactttatttcaaaatatgtaacTCACTGATATATTACGTATTTCCTTTCACCACTGCTAGCACATGACACGGCAAGTGAAAGAGAAGGGtgtcatttgtatataatatactttaatttttaacttgAAGGTGAAGAGTTACTGATGTCTACATGGAGGACTCTGAGCAAACTTACTTTATCAAGATCAAGGCACTGGATGTTGCTCAGGTAGGTCGGAATCTCTGAAAGGAACATGGTGAGGCCGAAAAAGTCTCCTATGTGGAAGGACACAAGACCCCAAAAAGGAAGAGACGTCAGGACACTCTTGAACTTGATGTCTTTCaactttgaatgaaataaaaaaaaagaatgtaagtgGGATGTGTCAATACATGTGTATTCAAATCGTTATCATTTTTCATGCTGAgataagagaagaggaaaaaatggagtgTGAGTGTACTATAAGGGGATAGTATGTGAAGAATGGTATCAGATGAAAGGTGCATAAGAGCGAGAGAAGATATGGAGTTTGAAATGTCCACAGGTGGCGTGCTTGAATCTGCATCGGGGCCTCTCTGGTataaggaaaagtgaaagaaggCGATAATGAGGTGCATTGATAAGGTAATGTGAGAAAATTACTCAAAGAGGAGCTTTGAAGTGAAAACTAAAGAGGATAAATagtttaaaaaagtgaaaaagatgtattaaaaaagactgacagtaaaaataatgaaatactttttgatgGACAACACTCTACAATGGCCAATCAACACAAACCGAAAATTTGACATTGCGTGTCTATCAATGGACAATAATATTTAGGTATGAAAAGACAATCGACTGTAGATCATTGTACTGAAGAATGGTGGAGCCTGGTTGTAAGACAAGAGCTAACGAATGCTCAGACGTATACACAAATAGCAACAGTCAACATACCTGATTTCTATTTTGAGAATGAATAGTGTCTCGCATGATTACATTGCTGGGATCTTCCTGTATCAGTAAGAACCACAGAATACCCCACAGAATTCCGGCTGTCCCGAAGACGTAGAATACCGATGGCCAACCTCCGAGGAAGCTGGAACTAGCCAAGAGTCCACCAAGAGCCATTGAAATGACGTTTCCAAACATACCACCTTGAAATGTCATATGGGGATATACTTTCAGTACTAGACTACATGGATTTTTCGTATGCATTACCATCTGTTTCTTCTATCATTCAGGTATACGTGTCCAGCTGTACAAAGGTTTAGcacaaggtct of the Macrobrachium rosenbergii isolate ZJJX-2024 chromosome 16, ASM4041242v1, whole genome shotgun sequence genome contains:
- the LOC136847203 gene encoding putative inorganic phosphate cotransporter isoform X3 — translated: MMILGQCISFMNSGCLSVAIVAMVSSSSNSTHGEKEYGDVCPVPPGANDTTSPEKEGEFDWDEQLQGVVLGSFFYGYASSCFVGGLLTDYFGGRLMFGASITGLCLLSVLSPISARTSVGLFIANKVISGLMQGPLYPSINSLMASRIPSHLRAKYNSICLAGGMFGNVISMALGGLLASSSFLGGWPSVFYVFGTAGILWGILWFLLIQEDPSNVIMRDTIHSQNRNQLKDIKFKSVLTSLPFWGLVSFHIGDFFGLTMFLSEIPTYLSNIQCLDLDKNGLLSSLPYLLQIFFSISWGMGINRLIISGRISVLASRRISSAVGMHGAGLSLVAMCFVNCNSSLAVAVLCIAVALTGASFSGGYLGEQDMCPPSLVGVITGLGSMVSATTGFIAPLVVGSITLENQTLSAWRMAFLITATVYFICGTFYQIFVTEKVQPWIKSKTNAESNKF
- the LOC136847203 gene encoding putative inorganic phosphate cotransporter isoform X1; its protein translation is MPCSTTQIMDKRDNESLAWVADAIHYVKLPDERHRHETNKQNKSHGWTDRQTFALMMILGQCISFMNSGCLSVAIVAMVSSSSNSTHGEKEYGDVCPVPPGANDTTSPEKEGEFDWDEQLQGVVLGSFFYGYASSCFVGGLLTDYFGGRLMFGASITGLCLLSVLSPISARTSVGLFIANKVISGLMQGPLYPSINSLMASRIPSHLRAKYNSICLAGGMFGNVISMALGGLLASSSFLGGWPSVFYVFGTAGILWGILWFLLIQEDPSNVIMRDTIHSQNRNQLKDIKFKSVLTSLPFWGLVSFHIGDFFGLTMFLSEIPTYLSNIQCLDLDKNGLLSSLPYLLQIFFSISWGMGINRLIISGRISVLASRRISSAVGMHGAGLSLVAMCFVNCNSSLAVAVLCIAVALTGASFSGGYLGEQDMCPPSLVGVITGLGSMVSATTGFIAPLVVGSITLENQTLSAWRMAFLITATVYFICGTFYQIFVTEKVQPWIKSKTNAESNKF
- the LOC136847203 gene encoding putative inorganic phosphate cotransporter isoform X2 encodes the protein MPCSTTQIMDKRDNESLAWVADAIHYVKLPDERHRHETNKQNKSHGWTDRQTFALMMILGQCISFMNSGCLSVAIVAMVSSSSNSTHGEKEYGDVCPVPPGANDTTSPEKEGEFDWDEQLQGVVLGSFFYGYASSCFVGGLLTDYFGGRLMFGASITGLCLLSVLSPISARTSVGLFIANKVISGLMQGPLYPSINSLMASRIPSHLRAKYNSICLAGGMFGNVISMALGGLLASSSFLGGWPSVFYVFGTAGILWGILWFLLIQEDPSNVIMRDTIHSQNRNQNGLLSSLPYLLQIFFSISWGMGINRLIISGRISVLASRRISSAVGMHGAGLSLVAMCFVNCNSSLAVAVLCIAVALTGASFSGGYLGEQDMCPPSLVGVITGLGSMVSATTGFIAPLVVGSITLENQTLSAWRMAFLITATVYFICGTFYQIFVTEKVQPWIKSKTNAESNKF